A single region of the Sorghum bicolor cultivar BTx623 chromosome 9, Sorghum_bicolor_NCBIv3, whole genome shotgun sequence genome encodes:
- the LOC8065330 gene encoding uncharacterized protein LOC8065330 isoform X2, producing the protein MRKAKRGGGDLTTNFCRLRDGDSSQDVCTKLPDWGKSVVSISLCNGDITLFSCSGMAIGHNGYRRTRFLTSASLVRAFHGKTNEHYFDLKIEVRREGKEVYRGFLAEYDLVYNFAVVEVGGFHDVNVGTFHRKLKSVPHGEACVVGRDVSGDLTAKSVELGGDLRVHKDDKDLDSKTSKAWEGATIFSFDGEVVGMNLFLVTERAVFLPWGTILKCLERYWTFWEKERGLARSTSLVHGFGAPVDGKSNSHPEGYRDCLNQEHLDIDDSGYPKLPSTMLDAGMILVNTFEEPFGDIHGKGGNKHDKGVWTKLGGKAFSRINRSVVALASFNGEKRNFACTGFFIGWNGSTKILTSASLIRNSVDENNIVENLRIEVLLPSSTEIINGTLEHYDLHYNVALVSVKNRHNLRPANTLPSWSMCSDVAAVGRCFKSHALMAMNGKLISSTSALDCCLLIHSSCKITKLGIGGPLVTLDGDVVGMNFYDKKIGTPFLLWPDIAEILASFEKRSKTGEIFNDISGVPLWKLDGDHSNRFNRWPVPMPCWRCPDYVDEDKFDANDREYCYVKGVKFRLL; encoded by the exons ATGCGGAAAGCTAAGAGGGGTGGCGGAGATCTCACTACGAACTTTT GTCGCTTGCGTGATGGGGACTCTAGTCAAGATGTTTGCACTAAGCTACCTGATTGGGGTAAAAGTGTCGTCTCAATTTCTTTATGCAATG GAGACATAACCTTATTTTCGTGCTCGGGCATGGCTATAGGACACAATGGGTACCGCCGTACAAGGTTTCTAACTTCTGCAAGTTTGGTTAGAGCTTTCCATGGTAAAACAAACGAGCACTATTTTGACTTAAAG ATTGAAGTGCGCCGTGAAGGCAAGGAAGTATATAGGGGTTTTTTGGCTGAGTATGATTTAGTTTACAACTTTGCTGTTGTCGAAGTCGGTGGCTTCCATGATGTTAATGTTGGAACTTTCCATCGTAAGCTGAAATCTGTGCCCCATGGTGAGGCATGTGTAGTTGGACGTGATGTCTCTGGTGACCTAACGGCCAAGAGTGTGGAATTGGGTGGTGATTTAAGGGTACATAAGGATGATAAAGATCTTGACAGTAAAACCTCAAAG GCTTGGGAAGGTGCAACGATTTTTTCTTTTGATGGGGAAGTTGTTGGCATGAACCTTTTTTTGGTTACGGAAAGAGCAGTTTTCCTACCATGGGGCACAATTTTGAAGTGTCTGGAGCGTTACTGGACATTCTGGGAAAAGGAGAGAGGTCTTGCACGGTCAACAAGTTTGGTTCACGG GTTTGGAGCACCTGTAGATGGTAAATCTAACAGCCACCCAGAAG GATACAGGGATTGTCTCAACCAGGAACACTTAGATATAGATGACTCGGGTTACCCTAAGTTACCATCAACCATGTTAGATG CTGGCATGATTTTGGTCAATACTTTTGAAGAGCCTTTTGGCGATATACATGGTAAAGGTGGCAATAAACACGATAAAGGTGTCTGGACAAAACTTGGTGGAAAAGCTTTTTCTAGAATAAATCGCAGTGTTGTCGCACTGGCTTCATTCAATG GAGAAAAAAGAAATTTTGCATGCACGGGTTTTTTTATTGGATGGAATGGATCTACAAAGATTTTGACAtcggcaagcttgattagaaatTCTGTTGATGAGAACAACATTGTTGAAAACTTGAGG ATTGAAGTGTTGCTTCCAAGCAGCACCGAAATCATAAATGGGACGTTAGAGCATTATGATCTACATTACAATGTTGCTCTAGTCAGTGTCAAGAATCGCCATAATCTTCGTCCAGCAAATACTCTGCCTTCTTGGTCTATGTGTTCTGATGTAGCAGCTGTAGGGCGTTGTTTCAAATCACATGCATTAATGGCTATGAATGGGAAGCTGATTTCCTCAACAAGCGCACTTGATTGTTGCTTACTTATACATTCCTCGTGCAAGATTACTAAG CTTGGGATTGGAGGCCCTCTTGTTACTCTGGATGGGGATGTTGTTGGCATGAACTTCTATGATAAGAAGATAGGAACCCCTTTCCTGTTATGGCCAGACATTGCAGAAATTTTAGCATCGTTTGAGAAAAGAAG TAAGACGGGAGAAATTTTCAATGATATCTCTGGTGTGCCTTTGTGGAAACTGGACGGGGATCACAGTAATAGGTTTAACAG GTGGCCTGTGCCCATGCCATGCTGGCGGTGTCCTGATTATGTGGATGAGGATAAATTTGATGCTAATGATCGCGAGTACTGCTACGTGAAGGGAGTGAAATTCAGGCTCTTATAA
- the LOC8065328 gene encoding uncharacterized protein LOC8065328, whose product MAKGPISDESTQREVTWSFKVDRLEEQVDIFGDNEHMSTGYSMEIPPGYKTQVEASPSPTPSCPRRHARQSTASALACRNQPHRARHRRALVLVNVRVVKPHRSSPRRGAVLVAAPTPCPGATRRSRYLGREPSADASATYGSTSPRRYPPAPNRAAAAESAGARRRPFEPHDPAFLAPTPHASSLHPRDHRAELPRCCDCDHPSVTTVFIAFIPKPSGSHVPTTSPASRCALVAKPRRSGTRPHLSRSHASNSHQLRRSRDAVTTTPACAFCLHRANSRRRALWEGP is encoded by the exons ATGGCGAAGGGCCCAATTAGTGATGAGTCAACCCAGAGAGAGGTGACCTGGAGTTTTAAAGTAGATCGGCTGGAGGAGCAAGTAGACATATTTGGGGACAACGAGCACATGTCAACTGGTTACAGTATGGAGATC CCTCCGGGATATAAAACCCAAGTCGAAGCCTCGCCCTCACCCACTCCTTCCTGTCCGCGCCGCCACGCGCGCCAGAGCACGGCCTCTGCGCTCGCTTGCCGGAACCAGCCACACCGAGCACGCCATCGTCGGGCCCTCGTCCTCGTCAACGTCCGCGTTGTGAAGCCACATCGATCCTCGCCTCGCCGGGGAGCAGTGCTCGTCGCAGCCCCGACTCCATGTCCAGGCGCAACCCG CCGGAGCCGCTACCTCGGACGTGAGCCGAGCGCGGACGCGTCCGCTACGTACGGCAGCACGTCGCCCCGCCGCTACCCGCCTGCGCCGAACAGAGCTGCTGCTGCCGAGTCCGCCGGAGCACGACGACGACCGTTCGAGCCACACGACCCCGCTTTCCTCGCCCCGACGCCCCACGCGTCGAGTCTGCACCCGCGAGACCACCGCGCCGAGCTGCCCCGCTGCTGCGACTGCGACCACCCATCGGTGACCACCGTCTTCATCGCCTTCATCCCCAAGCCATCG GGGAGCCACGTACCGACGACTTCGCCCGCGAGCCGCTGCGCCCTTGTCGCCAAGCCGCGCCGCTCGGGAACGCGTCCTCACCTGAGCCGCAGCCACGCCTCCAACAGTCACCAGCTTCGACGTAGCCGCGACGCCGTCACCACCACGCCGGCGTGCGCGTTCTGCCTGCACCGCGCGAACTCCCGGCGTCGAGCCCTCTG GGAGGGGCCATGA
- the LOC8065330 gene encoding uncharacterized protein LOC8065330 isoform X1, producing MRKAKRGGGDLTTNFCKNRKACKTEWISGRLRDGDSSQDVCTKLPDWGKSVVSISLCNGDITLFSCSGMAIGHNGYRRTRFLTSASLVRAFHGKTNEHYFDLKIEVRREGKEVYRGFLAEYDLVYNFAVVEVGGFHDVNVGTFHRKLKSVPHGEACVVGRDVSGDLTAKSVELGGDLRVHKDDKDLDSKTSKAWEGATIFSFDGEVVGMNLFLVTERAVFLPWGTILKCLERYWTFWEKERGLARSTSLVHGFGAPVDGKSNSHPEGYRDCLNQEHLDIDDSGYPKLPSTMLDAGMILVNTFEEPFGDIHGKGGNKHDKGVWTKLGGKAFSRINRSVVALASFNGEKRNFACTGFFIGWNGSTKILTSASLIRNSVDENNIVENLRIEVLLPSSTEIINGTLEHYDLHYNVALVSVKNRHNLRPANTLPSWSMCSDVAAVGRCFKSHALMAMNGKLISSTSALDCCLLIHSSCKITKLGIGGPLVTLDGDVVGMNFYDKKIGTPFLLWPDIAEILASFEKRSKTGEIFNDISGVPLWKLDGDHSNRFNRWPVPMPCWRCPDYVDEDKFDANDREYCYVKGVKFRLL from the exons ATGCGGAAAGCTAAGAGGGGTGGCGGAGATCTCACTACGAACTTTTGTAAGAACAGAAAAGCTTGCAAAACTGAGTGGATCTCAG GTCGCTTGCGTGATGGGGACTCTAGTCAAGATGTTTGCACTAAGCTACCTGATTGGGGTAAAAGTGTCGTCTCAATTTCTTTATGCAATG GAGACATAACCTTATTTTCGTGCTCGGGCATGGCTATAGGACACAATGGGTACCGCCGTACAAGGTTTCTAACTTCTGCAAGTTTGGTTAGAGCTTTCCATGGTAAAACAAACGAGCACTATTTTGACTTAAAG ATTGAAGTGCGCCGTGAAGGCAAGGAAGTATATAGGGGTTTTTTGGCTGAGTATGATTTAGTTTACAACTTTGCTGTTGTCGAAGTCGGTGGCTTCCATGATGTTAATGTTGGAACTTTCCATCGTAAGCTGAAATCTGTGCCCCATGGTGAGGCATGTGTAGTTGGACGTGATGTCTCTGGTGACCTAACGGCCAAGAGTGTGGAATTGGGTGGTGATTTAAGGGTACATAAGGATGATAAAGATCTTGACAGTAAAACCTCAAAG GCTTGGGAAGGTGCAACGATTTTTTCTTTTGATGGGGAAGTTGTTGGCATGAACCTTTTTTTGGTTACGGAAAGAGCAGTTTTCCTACCATGGGGCACAATTTTGAAGTGTCTGGAGCGTTACTGGACATTCTGGGAAAAGGAGAGAGGTCTTGCACGGTCAACAAGTTTGGTTCACGG GTTTGGAGCACCTGTAGATGGTAAATCTAACAGCCACCCAGAAG GATACAGGGATTGTCTCAACCAGGAACACTTAGATATAGATGACTCGGGTTACCCTAAGTTACCATCAACCATGTTAGATG CTGGCATGATTTTGGTCAATACTTTTGAAGAGCCTTTTGGCGATATACATGGTAAAGGTGGCAATAAACACGATAAAGGTGTCTGGACAAAACTTGGTGGAAAAGCTTTTTCTAGAATAAATCGCAGTGTTGTCGCACTGGCTTCATTCAATG GAGAAAAAAGAAATTTTGCATGCACGGGTTTTTTTATTGGATGGAATGGATCTACAAAGATTTTGACAtcggcaagcttgattagaaatTCTGTTGATGAGAACAACATTGTTGAAAACTTGAGG ATTGAAGTGTTGCTTCCAAGCAGCACCGAAATCATAAATGGGACGTTAGAGCATTATGATCTACATTACAATGTTGCTCTAGTCAGTGTCAAGAATCGCCATAATCTTCGTCCAGCAAATACTCTGCCTTCTTGGTCTATGTGTTCTGATGTAGCAGCTGTAGGGCGTTGTTTCAAATCACATGCATTAATGGCTATGAATGGGAAGCTGATTTCCTCAACAAGCGCACTTGATTGTTGCTTACTTATACATTCCTCGTGCAAGATTACTAAG CTTGGGATTGGAGGCCCTCTTGTTACTCTGGATGGGGATGTTGTTGGCATGAACTTCTATGATAAGAAGATAGGAACCCCTTTCCTGTTATGGCCAGACATTGCAGAAATTTTAGCATCGTTTGAGAAAAGAAG TAAGACGGGAGAAATTTTCAATGATATCTCTGGTGTGCCTTTGTGGAAACTGGACGGGGATCACAGTAATAGGTTTAACAG GTGGCCTGTGCCCATGCCATGCTGGCGGTGTCCTGATTATGTGGATGAGGATAAATTTGATGCTAATGATCGCGAGTACTGCTACGTGAAGGGAGTGAAATTCAGGCTCTTATAA